TTGATGTCGGCGTCCCAAAATTTGCGTTGTTCGGCTTGAGCAGGGACCGTGAGCGGACGCATCAGTCGCATCCCAACGCTTAGAGCAGCCGCTTCAGTGAACCACCAAGGGCTTTGGGGAAAGTTCGGATCGGTCGAGCGCCACGAATCGTCGTCGCTCTTGCGGCGAGCAGCAGCGCGGCACTGTGCGGCATCTTCGTCCCAGCTGCCACCTTTGATGACGCGGGGAAACAGCTTGGTCGGCCAGACGATCGCATCTTGCGACGCAATGACTTTGCCAGCAAGTTTTTCGCGGCCTGTTTCGGTGAATTCGTCGAGGGTCCATTCGCCAACGTTGCCATAGATGTCGTAAAGGCCCCACTCGCTTGGCTTTTTGGTGCCGAGTTTGTGGAAGGTTTCGCTCGAGTTCTCGTAATACCAAGCGTAGTCGCCGAGTTTCGATTCGTCGTCGCCGAAGAAGTACTTGGTTGTCTTCCCATCGCGAGCGGCATATTCCCATTCAGCCTCGCTCGGCAAGCGATAGAACTGACCCGTGAGTTCGCTGAGCCAGCGGGTGTATTGCTTGGCAGCAAATTGGCTCATCGTTACGGCAGGCTGATCGGGTTCGGCACCGAGTTTGAAAGTGAACGTGGGGTCGTAGAGATTCGATGGTGCGGTGACGAGGTTGGGTTTCAGGTCGTCGGTGATTTTGAACGTCTCGTTGAGCACCAGCTTTTTGAACATGTCGTGCATGCGCATGTAGTGCTTGTACTCAGCCCAAGAGACTTCGCGCGAAGCCATCCAAAACGGAGCGACCTCAACTTCAAGGACTGGGCCTTCACTCGCATCGCGACCTGCTTCGCTGTCGGGACTGCCAAACTTGAATTTGCCGCCGGGAATCGGCTGCATCTCGAACTTGATCTCGGTGCCAGGGATGGTTGCCGTATAAGGGACCATGTAGCCAGCGTCGGTTTTCACAAAGCGACCGGTGGTCGGCTCGGCGGCGACAAGTCCTGGAACGGGGTCGGCTGCGGCGAGCGAAGAAAGCCCGGCAGCGATAGTGAGCGAAAACGAGACACAAGCAGCAAGCCAGCGAGTTACAAGCATCGATCAAATTCCTCTTCGCGATTGATCAGCAGAGGTGGGGACCGCAGTGAAGCGGCGGCTGATCAGAAGTAAAC
This window of the Pirellula staleyi DSM 6068 genome carries:
- a CDS encoding formylglycine-generating enzyme family protein, whose product is MLVTRWLAACVSFSLTIAAGLSSLAAADPVPGLVAAEPTTGRFVKTDAGYMVPYTATIPGTEIKFEMQPIPGGKFKFGSPDSEAGRDASEGPVLEVEVAPFWMASREVSWAEYKHYMRMHDMFKKLVLNETFKITDDLKPNLVTAPSNLYDPTFTFKLGAEPDQPAVTMSQFAAKQYTRWLSELTGQFYRLPSEAEWEYAARDGKTTKYFFGDDESKLGDYAWYYENSSETFHKLGTKKPSEWGLYDIYGNVGEWTLDEFTETGREKLAGKVIASQDAIVWPTKLFPRVIKGGSWDEDAAQCRAAARRKSDDDSWRSTDPNFPQSPWWFTEAAALSVGMRLMRPLTVPAQAEQRKFWDADIKQLQEDVAYRIDEEGRGARGIVTPDLPEQIKKIGQ